From Microlunatus capsulatus, a single genomic window includes:
- the thrS gene encoding threonine--tRNA ligase, with the protein MSSLSITLVRDDAREQRDVETTTTGLDLFGDDRTVVAVRIGGELRDLDRPFADGDVVEPVAVDSPDGLAVLRHSAAHVAAQAVQARDPEAKLGIGPPIVDGFYYDFDVAQPFTPEDLRELEKAMQRIIKERQRFRRREVSDDEARAELGAEPYKLELIADKGSAAPEATGPDGLEGGGDAASVEVGAGQLTIYDNLRRDGSVAWKDLCRGPHVPHTGYIPAFALTRNSAAYWRGDQANPQLQRLYGTAWPSREALKAYQTRLEEAAKRDHRKLGLELDLFSFPDELGSGLPVFHPKGGVLKREMEDYVRRRHIEEGFSYVGTPHISKEGLFHTSGHLPYYAEGMFPPMNVEGGNYYLKAMNCPMHNLIFRSRGRSYRELPLRLFEFGSVYRYEKSGVVHGLTRVRGMTQDDSHSYVTPEQAPGEIQHLLDFVLGLLRDFGLTDYYLELSTRDGSDKFIGSDEEWAVATQVLEDVATRSGIELVPDPGGAAYYGPKISVQIRDAIGRSWQMSTIQYDFNQPARFGLEYQAPDGTRQQPVMIHSAKFGSIERFIGVLVEHYAGAFPPWLAPVQVVGIPVADEFGDYLEEVAAQLRAAGVRVEVDHADDRMQKKIRTAQKSKVPFMLIAGGDDRDAGAVSFRYRDGTQKNGVPVAEAVAEITAAIAARAQV; encoded by the coding sequence GTGTCGAGCCTGTCGATCACCCTGGTCCGCGACGACGCCCGTGAGCAGCGTGACGTCGAGACCACGACGACCGGCCTCGACCTGTTCGGCGACGACCGCACCGTCGTCGCCGTCCGCATCGGCGGCGAGCTCCGCGACCTCGACCGGCCCTTCGCCGACGGCGACGTCGTCGAGCCGGTGGCGGTCGACAGCCCCGACGGGCTCGCCGTGCTCCGGCACTCGGCCGCCCACGTCGCGGCGCAGGCCGTGCAGGCCCGCGACCCGGAGGCCAAGCTGGGCATCGGCCCGCCCATCGTCGACGGCTTCTACTACGACTTCGACGTCGCCCAGCCCTTCACCCCGGAGGACCTGCGCGAGCTCGAGAAGGCGATGCAGCGGATCATCAAGGAGCGCCAGCGCTTCCGCCGCCGCGAGGTCAGCGACGACGAGGCGCGGGCCGAGCTGGGCGCCGAGCCGTACAAGCTCGAGCTGATCGCCGACAAGGGCTCCGCGGCGCCCGAGGCCACCGGGCCCGACGGCCTCGAGGGCGGCGGGGACGCGGCCAGCGTCGAGGTGGGCGCCGGCCAGCTGACCATCTACGACAACCTGCGGCGCGACGGCTCGGTCGCCTGGAAAGACCTGTGCCGGGGCCCGCACGTCCCGCACACGGGCTACATCCCGGCGTTCGCGCTGACCCGGAACTCCGCCGCCTACTGGCGAGGCGACCAGGCCAACCCGCAGCTGCAGCGGCTCTACGGCACGGCGTGGCCGAGCCGGGAGGCGCTCAAGGCGTACCAGACCCGGCTGGAGGAGGCCGCCAAGCGCGACCACCGCAAGCTCGGCCTGGAGCTGGACCTGTTCTCCTTCCCCGACGAGCTGGGCTCCGGTCTGCCGGTGTTCCACCCGAAGGGCGGGGTGCTGAAGCGCGAGATGGAGGACTACGTCCGGCGCCGGCACATCGAGGAGGGCTTCTCCTACGTCGGCACGCCGCACATCTCCAAGGAGGGGCTCTTCCACACCTCGGGGCACCTGCCGTACTACGCCGAGGGCATGTTCCCGCCGATGAACGTCGAGGGCGGGAACTACTACCTCAAGGCCATGAACTGCCCCATGCACAACCTGATCTTCCGCTCGCGCGGGCGGTCCTACCGCGAGCTGCCGCTGCGGCTGTTCGAGTTCGGCAGCGTCTACCGCTACGAGAAGTCGGGCGTCGTGCACGGCCTCACCCGCGTCCGGGGCATGACGCAGGACGACTCGCACTCCTACGTCACCCCCGAGCAGGCGCCGGGGGAGATCCAGCACCTGCTGGACTTCGTGCTGGGGCTGCTGCGCGACTTCGGCCTGACCGACTACTACCTCGAGCTGTCCACCCGTGACGGCTCGGACAAGTTCATCGGCTCCGACGAGGAGTGGGCCGTCGCCACCCAGGTCCTCGAGGACGTCGCCACCCGCTCTGGCATCGAGCTGGTGCCCGACCCGGGCGGCGCCGCCTACTACGGGCCGAAGATCTCGGTGCAGATCCGCGACGCCATCGGCCGCAGCTGGCAGATGTCGACCATCCAGTACGACTTCAACCAGCCCGCCCGGTTTGGCCTGGAGTACCAGGCGCCCGACGGCACCCGGCAGCAGCCGGTGATGATCCACTCGGCGAAGTTCGGCTCCATCGAGCGGTTCATCGGCGTGCTGGTCGAGCACTACGCCGGCGCCTTCCCGCCCTGGCTGGCGCCCGTCCAGGTGGTCGGCATCCCGGTCGCCGACGAGTTCGGGGACTACCTCGAGGAGGTCGCCGCGCAGCTGCGGGCCGCCGGCGTCCGGGTCGAGGTCGACCACGCCGACGACCGGATGCAGAAGAAGATCCGCACCGCGCAGAAGTCCAAGGTGCCCTTCATGCTGATCGCCGGCGGCGACGACCGCGACGCCGGTGCGGTCTCCTTCCGCTACCGCGACGGGACGCAGAAGAACGGCGTCCCGGTGGCCGAGGCCGTGGCCGAGATCACCGCCGCGATCGCCGCCCGCGCGCAGGTCTGA
- a CDS encoding phosphatidylinositol mannoside acyltransferase: MSPQPERTPARLPDRVRDAALRTLHRSGWRVAARVPVPVIRAVAAVAARVAVARGGRHVATLRRNLTLATGAPAPDALVRAGVRSYLRTYAEVLALPGWGREATVARVRTEGEERLRAAHAGPGCVVALPHSGNWDLAGAWACSTGMPVSTVAEQLSEAEFEAFLAFRRGLGMEVLSHRDRTAIPTLAAALRRGRLVCLVADRDLDGSGVPVRWRGQPVTMPAGPAVVARRTGAVLLPAVCRYDGEQMVIRFGEPVPPRPGRAGLVAMTQDVADFFAAQVATAPQDWHVLQPFFPDTGPGAAA, encoded by the coding sequence ATGTCGCCGCAGCCTGAGCGCACCCCCGCCCGGCTGCCCGACCGCGTCCGCGACGCCGCGCTGCGCACCCTGCACCGGAGCGGCTGGCGGGTGGCCGCGCGGGTGCCCGTCCCGGTCATCCGGGCCGTCGCCGCCGTCGCCGCCCGGGTGGCCGTCGCCCGCGGGGGTCGGCACGTCGCCACGTTGCGGCGCAACCTCACCCTCGCCACCGGGGCCCCGGCGCCCGACGCGCTCGTCCGGGCCGGCGTCCGGTCCTACCTGCGGACCTACGCCGAGGTGCTGGCGCTGCCGGGCTGGGGCCGGGAGGCCACGGTCGCCCGGGTGCGGACCGAGGGGGAGGAGCGGCTGCGCGCCGCCCACGCCGGGCCCGGCTGCGTCGTCGCCCTGCCGCACAGCGGCAACTGGGACCTCGCCGGCGCCTGGGCGTGCAGCACCGGGATGCCCGTCAGCACCGTCGCCGAGCAGCTGTCCGAGGCCGAGTTCGAGGCCTTCCTCGCCTTCCGCCGCGGGCTCGGCATGGAGGTGCTCTCGCACCGCGACCGCACCGCCATCCCCACCCTGGCCGCGGCCCTGCGCCGCGGCCGGCTGGTCTGCCTCGTGGCCGACCGCGACCTCGACGGCTCCGGCGTGCCCGTGCGCTGGCGCGGCCAGCCGGTGACGATGCCGGCCGGGCCCGCCGTCGTCGCCCGGCGGACGGGAGCCGTGCTGCTGCCCGCGGTCTGCCGCTACGACGGCGAGCAGATGGTCATCCGGTTCGGCGAGCCCGTGCCGCCCCGCCCCGGTCGTGCGGGCCTGGTGGCCATGACCCAGGACGTGGCCGACTTCTTCGCCGCGCAGGTCGCGACCGCCCCCCAGGACTGGCACGTGCTGCAGCCGTTCTTCCCGGACACCGGGCCGGGGGCGGCCGCGTGA
- a CDS encoding sugar porter family MFS transporter has protein sequence MSATTQQNDKHTAKVVGVTVAAAVGGFLFGFDSSVVNGAVDAIQGDFALSDVLIGFSVAVALLGCAVGAWFAGQLADQIGRKKVMLIGAVLFLASAFGAGLATGVTSLIIWRIVGGLGIGIASVIAPAYIAEIAPARYRGALASTQQLAITLGIFAALLSDALLANSAGGAAEQLWAGLAAWRWMFLVGAIPAVVYGLLSLTIPESPRYLVAKDLDEEAADVLSRVTGERHPAERIKEIRVTLRRESKSSFRDIMKDGGGLHPLVWVGIGLATLQQLVGINAIFYYSTTLWRSVGFSESQSFTTSVITAVINVVMTFVAILFVDRLGRRKLLMSGSAGMFVGLLMACLAFTQQQGSGDDVTLPGSWGVIALIGANLFVVCFAATWGPIMWVMLGEMFPNRMRAVALGLCTAVNWIANFAVSLLFPELTQSVGLGWIYGAFAFFALVSFVFVRTLVPETKGMELEDMQGSTNRTAAGV, from the coding sequence GTGTCCGCGACGACGCAGCAGAACGACAAGCACACCGCCAAGGTGGTGGGCGTCACCGTCGCCGCCGCCGTCGGCGGTTTCCTCTTCGGCTTCGACAGCTCGGTGGTGAACGGGGCCGTCGACGCCATCCAGGGGGACTTCGCCCTCAGCGACGTGCTGATCGGCTTCTCGGTGGCCGTCGCCCTGCTGGGCTGCGCCGTCGGCGCCTGGTTCGCCGGCCAGCTGGCCGACCAGATCGGCCGCAAGAAGGTCATGCTCATCGGCGCCGTCCTGTTCCTGGCCTCCGCCTTCGGCGCCGGGCTGGCCACCGGGGTGACGTCGCTGATCATCTGGCGCATCGTCGGCGGTCTCGGCATCGGCATCGCCTCGGTCATCGCCCCGGCCTACATCGCCGAGATCGCGCCCGCGCGCTACCGCGGGGCGCTGGCCTCGACCCAGCAGCTGGCCATCACCCTCGGCATCTTCGCCGCCCTGCTCTCCGACGCCCTGCTGGCGAACTCCGCGGGCGGTGCGGCCGAGCAGCTGTGGGCGGGCCTGGCGGCCTGGCGCTGGATGTTCCTGGTCGGCGCCATCCCCGCCGTGGTCTACGGCCTGCTGTCGCTCACGATCCCCGAGTCGCCCCGCTACCTGGTGGCGAAGGACCTCGACGAGGAGGCGGCCGACGTGCTCAGCCGGGTCACCGGCGAGCGGCACCCGGCCGAGCGGATCAAGGAGATCCGGGTCACCCTGCGCCGGGAGTCCAAGTCCTCGTTCCGCGACATCATGAAGGACGGCGGCGGCCTGCACCCCCTGGTCTGGGTGGGCATCGGGCTGGCCACCCTGCAGCAGCTGGTCGGCATCAACGCGATCTTCTACTACTCCACGACGCTGTGGCGCTCCGTGGGCTTCTCGGAGTCGCAGTCGTTCACCACCTCGGTGATCACCGCCGTCATCAACGTCGTGATGACCTTCGTGGCCATCCTCTTCGTCGACCGGCTGGGCCGCCGCAAGCTCCTGATGAGCGGCTCGGCAGGCATGTTCGTCGGGCTGCTGATGGCCTGCCTCGCGTTCACCCAGCAGCAGGGCAGCGGCGACGACGTCACCCTGCCCGGCAGCTGGGGCGTCATCGCGCTGATCGGCGCCAACCTCTTCGTCGTCTGCTTCGCCGCCACCTGGGGCCCGATCATGTGGGTGATGCTCGGCGAGATGTTCCCCAACCGGATGCGCGCCGTCGCCCTGGGCCTGTGCACGGCGGTCAACTGGATCGCGAACTTCGCGGTCTCGCTGCTGTTCCCCGAGCTCACCCAGTCGGTCGGCCTGGGCTGGATCTACGGCGCCTTCGCCTTCTTCGCGCTGGTCTCCTTCGTCTTCGTGCGCACCCTCGTGCCCGAGACGAAGGGCATGGAGCTCGAGGACATGCAGGGCAGCACCAACCGCACGGCCGCGGGCGTCTGA
- a CDS encoding ROK family protein, protein MRAAKRRTSREVRTGNRFAVLRAMYALGTPTRQELAGATGLSFATIATMVTELLAVGVVTEASREDSGGGRPRSRLKVAAGRGLLVGVDATETYVHVDVFDLAMTRLVHHDHAVGEGTSDPDRMVGEIAEGVRSALAAAPDGDVLGVGVSLPGQVEPDSGVSLFAPGWGWKDVAAQALLEERLDLPVHVDNPLKATTVAELWFGHGRRVAHLVTVNLGTGIGAGIALDGQLVRGATNNAGEWGHTTLVMDGRPCRCGRDGCLEAYIGVPGLMAQFGERHPGHRYLEGGSQTHFLAAVREGLEADEPEAHELVELFGEQLGVGLANLINMVNPNLVVLTSWAARDLGRWLLPVAEARMRREAINGSAAVVDIVTSAVPTNPVSTGMAAFVLEGFLERVGLPSPTSAPLRRLAEA, encoded by the coding sequence GTGCGCGCAGCGAAGAGACGGACCTCGCGGGAGGTGCGGACCGGCAACCGGTTCGCGGTCCTGCGCGCCATGTACGCCCTGGGCACCCCGACGCGGCAGGAGCTGGCGGGGGCCACCGGCCTCAGCTTCGCCACCATCGCCACGATGGTGACCGAGCTGCTGGCGGTGGGCGTGGTGACCGAGGCCAGCCGTGAGGACTCCGGCGGCGGCCGGCCGCGGTCCCGGCTCAAGGTGGCCGCGGGTCGGGGGCTGCTGGTCGGCGTCGACGCCACCGAGACCTACGTGCACGTCGACGTCTTCGACCTGGCCATGACGCGGCTGGTGCACCACGACCACGCCGTCGGGGAGGGCACCTCCGACCCCGACCGGATGGTCGGCGAGATCGCCGAGGGCGTGCGCAGCGCCCTCGCGGCCGCCCCGGACGGCGACGTGCTCGGGGTGGGGGTGAGCCTGCCCGGCCAGGTCGAGCCGGACTCCGGCGTCTCGCTCTTCGCGCCGGGCTGGGGCTGGAAGGACGTCGCCGCCCAGGCCCTGCTGGAGGAGCGGCTCGACCTGCCGGTGCACGTCGACAACCCCCTCAAGGCGACGACGGTGGCCGAGCTCTGGTTCGGGCACGGCCGCCGGGTGGCGCACCTGGTCACCGTCAACCTCGGCACCGGGATCGGCGCCGGCATCGCCCTGGACGGCCAGCTGGTCCGGGGCGCCACCAACAACGCGGGGGAGTGGGGCCACACCACCCTGGTGATGGACGGCCGGCCCTGCCGCTGCGGCCGGGACGGCTGCCTGGAGGCCTACATCGGGGTGCCGGGCCTGATGGCCCAGTTCGGCGAGCGGCACCCGGGGCACCGCTACCTCGAGGGCGGCTCGCAGACCCACTTCCTCGCCGCCGTCCGCGAGGGGCTGGAGGCCGACGAGCCCGAGGCGCACGAGCTGGTCGAGCTGTTCGGCGAGCAGCTGGGCGTCGGGCTGGCGAACCTGATCAACATGGTGAACCCGAACCTCGTCGTGCTGACGTCCTGGGCGGCCCGCGACCTCGGCCGGTGGCTGCTGCCGGTGGCCGAGGCGCGGATGCGGCGGGAGGCCATCAACGGCTCGGCGGCCGTGGTGGACATCGTCACCTCGGCGGTGCCGACCAACCCGGTCTCGACCGGGATGGCGGCCTTCGTGCTGGAGGGGTTCCTCGAGCGGGTGGGTCTGCCCAGCCCGACGAGCGCCCCGCTGCGTCGGCTCGCCGAGGCCTGA
- a CDS encoding DUF881 domain-containing protein gives MPASPAAPAPPSPAAPPQAPRPPQGRRDPATRPVDASMDLLLQIIRQPVDPDYAASAARGATSSRRHWLLGVVAVLIGVMFAVAAVQNTRAAPALQSERTGLIDRVQAAEAQQDALRDRATALSGEIATLRAAALGSDGTAQQLEGQIATLGPVAGTVAVTGPGVVVVVDDAPEAADAAEPGDRVLDLDLQILANGLWQAGAEAVAVNGHRLSALTAIRSAGDAITVDYRSLNRPYRVEAIGDPRTLPAGFAESPAGAWWHDLEQNRGMRYEVGESRSLELAADPGLTLRWARVRR, from the coding sequence GTGCCCGCGTCCCCCGCCGCCCCCGCCCCGCCGTCCCCGGCCGCACCTCCGCAGGCCCCCCGCCCGCCGCAGGGCCGCCGTGACCCGGCCACCCGCCCCGTCGACGCCAGCATGGACCTGCTGCTGCAGATCATCCGGCAGCCCGTCGACCCCGACTACGCCGCGTCGGCGGCCCGGGGTGCCACCTCGTCGCGGCGGCACTGGCTGCTGGGCGTCGTCGCCGTCCTCATCGGGGTGATGTTCGCCGTCGCCGCGGTGCAGAACACGCGGGCGGCGCCGGCCCTGCAGTCCGAGCGCACCGGGCTCATCGACCGGGTCCAGGCGGCCGAGGCGCAGCAGGACGCGCTGCGCGACCGGGCCACCGCGCTGTCGGGCGAGATCGCCACCCTGCGGGCCGCCGCCCTGGGCAGCGACGGCACGGCCCAGCAGCTCGAGGGCCAGATCGCGACGCTGGGACCGGTGGCCGGCACGGTCGCGGTGACCGGGCCGGGCGTCGTCGTCGTGGTGGACGACGCCCCGGAGGCCGCCGACGCCGCCGAGCCGGGGGACCGGGTGCTCGACCTCGACCTGCAGATCCTGGCCAACGGGCTGTGGCAGGCCGGGGCGGAGGCCGTGGCGGTCAACGGGCACCGGCTGTCCGCGCTCACCGCGATCCGCAGCGCCGGCGACGCCATCACCGTCGACTACCGCTCGCTCAACCGGCCCTACCGGGTCGAGGCGATCGGCGACCCGCGGACGCTGCCGGCCGGCTTCGCGGAGTCGCCCGCCGGGGCCTGGTGGCACGACCTCGAGCAGAACCGCGGGATGCGCTACGAGGTCGGGGAGTCGCGCTCGCTGGAGCTGGCCGCCGACCCGGGCCTGACGCTGCGCTGGGCGCGGGTGCGCCGGTGA
- a CDS encoding CDP-alcohol phosphatidyltransferase family protein, producing the protein MPAAGSVGLVGPADAETPTWDTDRVWTLPNVLSLLRLAGVPLMVWLILGPHHDLLAVAVLALAGFTDWLDGFLARRWHQTSRVGQMLDPVADRLYILAVVLCLAVRDVIPWWLVVLLVARDAMITALVPLLRTRGFSSLPVHFLGKAATFNLLYAFPLILLGADDGLGWTAAGVLGWAFALWGVGLYWWAGLLYLAQTLRLLRDVPRRTRTG; encoded by the coding sequence CTGCCCGCGGCCGGGTCCGTCGGGCTCGTCGGGCCCGCGGACGCGGAGACGCCCACCTGGGACACCGACCGGGTGTGGACCCTGCCGAACGTGCTGAGCCTGCTGCGGCTGGCCGGCGTGCCGCTCATGGTGTGGCTGATCCTGGGCCCGCACCACGACCTGCTGGCCGTCGCGGTCCTCGCGCTGGCCGGGTTCACCGACTGGCTCGACGGCTTCCTGGCCCGCCGCTGGCACCAGACCTCCCGTGTCGGCCAGATGCTCGACCCCGTCGCCGACCGGCTCTACATCCTCGCCGTCGTCCTCTGCTTGGCCGTCCGGGACGTCATCCCGTGGTGGCTGGTGGTGCTGCTGGTGGCGCGCGACGCGATGATCACCGCCCTGGTGCCGCTGCTGCGCACCCGCGGCTTCTCCTCCCTGCCCGTCCACTTCCTCGGCAAGGCCGCCACCTTCAACCTGCTCTACGCCTTCCCGCTGATCCTGCTGGGCGCCGACGACGGCCTCGGCTGGACAGCGGCCGGCGTCCTGGGCTGGGCCTTCGCGCTGTGGGGCGTCGGCCTGTACTGGTGGGCCGGCCTGCTCTACCTGGCCCAGACCCTGCGGCTGCTGCGCGACGTGCCGCGCCGGACCCGGACGGGCTGA
- the pgsA gene encoding phosphatidylinositol phosphate synthase translates to MLERFRGISAAVLGPLVRLLLRLGVSPDVVTIAGTAGVVLASLVCFPQGWLWQGALVVTVFVLSDMLDGQMAKVSGRATSWGAFLDSTSDRLGDAAVFGGILLYFTYQEGSTLWAAVALAGLVFGQWTSYVKARAESLGFTCSGGLAARADRLVIILVGTLVAGFGVPYVLEVAVAVLAVTSMVTVVQRILQVRRQAVAADVAAA, encoded by the coding sequence ATGCTCGAACGGTTCCGCGGCATCTCCGCGGCGGTGCTCGGGCCGCTCGTCCGGCTGCTGCTGCGGCTGGGCGTCTCGCCCGACGTCGTCACCATCGCCGGCACCGCCGGGGTCGTGCTGGCCTCGCTGGTCTGCTTCCCGCAGGGCTGGCTGTGGCAGGGCGCCCTCGTCGTCACGGTGTTCGTCCTCTCCGACATGCTCGACGGCCAGATGGCCAAGGTGAGCGGCCGGGCCACCAGCTGGGGCGCGTTCCTGGACTCCACCTCCGACCGGCTCGGCGACGCCGCCGTCTTCGGCGGCATCCTGCTGTACTTCACCTACCAGGAGGGCTCGACGCTGTGGGCGGCCGTCGCCCTGGCCGGGCTGGTCTTCGGGCAGTGGACGTCCTACGTCAAGGCGCGCGCGGAGAGCCTGGGCTTCACCTGCTCCGGCGGCCTGGCCGCCCGGGCGGACCGGCTGGTGATCATCCTCGTCGGCACCCTGGTGGCCGGGTTCGGCGTGCCCTACGTGCTCGAGGTCGCCGTCGCCGTGCTGGCCGTGACCAGCATGGTCACAGTCGTCCAGCGCATCCTGCAGGTGCGCCGCCAGGCGGTCGCGGCCGATGTCGCCGCAGCCTGA
- a CDS encoding glycosyltransferase family 4 protein, translated as MTARPLRVGLVCPYSFDHPGGVQNHVLGLAQHLRAQGHEPFVLGLGHAELPGALAGRFTSAGSAVPVRYNGSVARVRFGPGSAARARRWLAAADLDVLHVHEPLTPSISILALWAAEVPVVATFHTATPRSRSMQLAGSTLRGTVDKIDAGIAVSEPAARVVRRYLGRDPQVIPNGFRWAEFAGGGRSTGGWRGGDHPRLVFLGRVEEPRKGLGVLLEALPAVRAVHPDLEVVVAGTGQRALPSWVRRETSVTDAGKAALLAGADVFVAPHTARESFGIVLLEAMASGAPVVASDLPAFTSLLAHDRDAEVGVGRLFPTGDAGALSAAVLEVLAARDVVGAERGRRHARAFDWSVVGPAVEDVYRRVLEPAAPRVADPADGARDAGLATARRSAS; from the coding sequence GTGACGGCGCGCCCGCTGCGGGTCGGGCTCGTCTGCCCCTACTCCTTCGACCACCCCGGCGGCGTGCAGAACCACGTGCTGGGGCTCGCGCAGCACCTCCGCGCGCAGGGCCACGAGCCGTTCGTGCTGGGGCTGGGCCATGCTGAGCTGCCCGGCGCGCTGGCCGGCCGCTTCACCTCCGCCGGGTCCGCGGTCCCCGTGCGCTACAACGGCTCGGTCGCCCGGGTGCGCTTCGGCCCCGGCAGCGCCGCGCGCGCCCGCCGCTGGCTGGCCGCCGCCGACCTCGACGTGCTGCACGTGCACGAGCCCCTCACCCCGAGCATCTCGATCCTCGCGCTGTGGGCCGCCGAGGTGCCCGTGGTCGCGACGTTCCACACCGCCACCCCGCGCTCCCGCTCGATGCAGCTGGCCGGCAGCACGCTGCGCGGCACCGTCGACAAGATCGACGCCGGCATCGCCGTCTCCGAGCCCGCAGCGCGCGTCGTGCGCCGCTACCTCGGCCGCGACCCGCAGGTGATCCCCAACGGGTTCCGCTGGGCCGAGTTCGCCGGAGGCGGCCGGTCCACCGGCGGCTGGCGCGGCGGGGACCACCCCCGGCTGGTGTTCCTCGGCCGCGTGGAGGAGCCGCGCAAGGGCCTGGGGGTGCTGCTGGAGGCGCTGCCCGCCGTCCGCGCCGTGCACCCCGACCTCGAGGTCGTCGTCGCCGGGACCGGCCAGCGCGCCCTGCCGTCCTGGGTCCGCCGCGAGACCTCGGTCACCGACGCCGGGAAGGCCGCCCTGCTGGCCGGGGCCGACGTGTTCGTCGCGCCGCACACGGCCCGCGAGAGCTTCGGCATCGTGCTGCTGGAGGCGATGGCCAGCGGCGCGCCGGTCGTCGCGTCCGACCTGCCCGCCTTCACCTCGCTGCTGGCGCACGACCGCGACGCGGAGGTCGGGGTGGGCCGGCTGTTCCCGACCGGGGACGCCGGCGCGCTGTCCGCCGCCGTCCTGGAGGTGCTCGCCGCGCGCGACGTCGTCGGCGCCGAGCGCGGCCGCCGGCACGCGCGGGCGTTCGACTGGTCGGTGGTGGGCCCGGCCGTCGAGGACGTCTACCGGCGGGTCCTGGAACCAGCGGCCCCGCGCGTCGCGGACCCGGCCGACGGCGCGCGCGACGCCGGGCTGGCGACAGCGCGGCGCAGCGCCTCCTGA
- a CDS encoding HIT family protein encodes MAEVEDAAGRPGDPDGFERLWTPHRMVYIGGQDKPATAAPEECPFCRIPAREDRDGLVVHRGATAFVVLNLYPYSPGHLLVCPYRHVADYTDLTDAEAVEVAALSQQAMRVVRAASAPHGFNLGLNQGAVAGAGIAAHLHQHVVPRWAGDANFLPVIGQTKALPQLLDDTWQVVTAAWERLG; translated from the coding sequence GTGGCTGAGGTCGAGGACGCCGCCGGCCGGCCGGGTGATCCCGACGGCTTCGAGCGGTTGTGGACCCCGCACCGGATGGTCTACATCGGCGGGCAGGACAAGCCCGCGACGGCGGCGCCGGAGGAGTGCCCCTTCTGCCGGATCCCGGCGCGGGAGGACCGCGACGGCCTCGTCGTGCACCGCGGGGCCACGGCCTTCGTCGTGCTCAACCTGTACCCGTACTCGCCCGGGCACCTGCTGGTGTGCCCCTACCGCCACGTCGCCGACTACACCGACCTGACCGACGCCGAGGCCGTCGAGGTGGCTGCGCTCAGCCAGCAGGCGATGCGGGTGGTGCGGGCCGCCAGCGCCCCGCACGGCTTCAACCTGGGGCTCAACCAGGGCGCGGTCGCCGGCGCCGGGATCGCCGCCCACCTGCACCAGCACGTCGTCCCCCGCTGGGCCGGCGACGCCAACTTCCTGCCGGTCATCGGCCAGACCAAGGCCCTGCCGCAGCTGCTCGACGACACCTGGCAGGTCGTCACGGCCGCCTGGGAACGGCTCGGCTGA
- a CDS encoding small basic family protein, with amino-acid sequence MIPLLGLLAGIVVGLVLEPNVPLALQPYLPIAIVAAMDALFGAFRAYLEGSFSDRVFVVSFISNVLIAAAIVYVGDQIGVGSQLSTGVVVVLGIRIFTNVAAIRRALFRA; translated from the coding sequence GTGATCCCCCTCCTCGGCCTGCTGGCGGGCATCGTCGTCGGCCTCGTCCTCGAGCCCAACGTCCCGCTAGCCCTGCAGCCGTACCTCCCGATCGCCATCGTGGCCGCGATGGACGCCCTCTTCGGCGCCTTCCGCGCCTACCTCGAGGGCAGCTTCAGCGACCGGGTCTTCGTCGTCTCCTTCATCTCCAACGTCCTCATCGCCGCCGCCATCGTCTACGTGGGCGACCAGATCGGCGTCGGGTCGCAGCTGTCCACCGGCGTCGTCGTCGTGCTGGGCATCCGCATCTTCACCAACGTCGCGGCCATCCGACGGGCGCTGTTCCGTGCCTAG
- a CDS encoding DUF881 domain-containing protein, whose protein sequence is MQPGRGQIIAAVILFVVGMGGVMQIRINTADDAYTNARREDLIQLLDGLGSESRRLESEIADLERTRAELQSGADTQAVARTEAQQRTEELAILAGTAPAEGPGIRMRIADPAGKVDADVLLDAVEEMRDAGAEVIEVNDSVRVVASTWFGTGPEGLLVDGVPVSRPLTFEVIGDPHSLEEAARFRGGLVSEITGPGIGGQVQIDQEDRVVVESLHAARENQYAQPASPPPTPR, encoded by the coding sequence GTGCAGCCCGGGCGCGGCCAGATCATCGCCGCCGTCATCCTCTTCGTCGTCGGGATGGGCGGGGTGATGCAGATCCGCATCAACACCGCTGACGACGCCTACACCAACGCCCGCCGCGAGGACCTCATCCAGCTGCTCGACGGCCTGGGCTCGGAGTCGCGCCGGCTGGAGAGCGAGATCGCCGACCTCGAGCGCACCCGCGCCGAGCTGCAGTCGGGCGCCGACACCCAGGCGGTGGCCCGCACCGAGGCCCAGCAGCGGACCGAGGAGCTGGCCATCCTGGCCGGCACCGCGCCCGCCGAGGGCCCCGGGATCCGGATGCGGATCGCCGACCCGGCCGGCAAGGTCGACGCCGACGTCCTGCTGGACGCCGTCGAGGAGATGCGCGACGCCGGCGCCGAGGTGATCGAGGTCAACGACTCCGTCCGGGTGGTCGCCTCCACCTGGTTCGGCACCGGGCCCGAGGGCCTGCTGGTCGACGGGGTGCCGGTGAGCCGGCCCCTCACCTTCGAGGTGATCGGCGACCCGCACAGCCTCGAGGAGGCGGCGCGCTTCCGCGGCGGCCTGGTCAGCGAGATCACCGGGCCCGGGATCGGCGGGCAGGTGCAGATCGACCAGGAGGACCGGGTCGTCGTCGAGTCCTTGCACGCCGCGCGCGAGAATCAGTACGCTCAGCCCGCATCGCCACCGCCGACCCCGCGCTGA